From Capillibacterium thermochitinicola:
ACAGGACCGCCAAGTCAATATCGCTGTAGTTCCGTTCCCGTCCTTTCACTGTGGACCCAAAAAGGTACACGGCCGCCACATTTTTGTTGGTGAGAAAATACTCTTTGATCTTCGCAAAAACTTTCTCCTCAAGCATTTTTGTACCCCGTCAACACTGTACTTCCCAAACACCTCCGCCCATCCCGGGCGAAGTCACCCTTACGGCTATTGTACCACAACAATAACTTTTATTCTCTATTTATCAATTTACTTTCCCAAGCCGACTTGTCTTCTTCATCAGGAACGGCAAGTACCAACAATTTTCTAGGGCGCGTAATTCCGACATAAACAATTCTTAACTCTTCATAATCCTGAATGCTAACGTTATCTTTTAGAAGAGTCTTATAATGTCTTCCTATCCCCCCTTTTTTCAATATTACCATAACGGCTTCAAAAGTCTCCCCTTTTGCCGAATGGATAGTCCCCAATCTCAAATCAGCATTTGCCAATCGTTTATTGCTGGAACAAAAAAGATCATCAAAACTTATATTACCTTTGTTCCTTTTTATCGTAAACTCAAGTTCAATACCTTCACTTCTAAATTTATCATTTGCAGCTTTAACCCAATCTCCAATTGTGCAATTGGTTTGCGGGAGAAGGTATATAATGTTTAGTATCTTTTTTCGAAATTCAATTAGGCCGCAATCTTTGACCGTTTCTTCAATTGCTTTTGCCGTACAGTAATGTAACCCCTTATTCTTTTTGACAAAAGATTTTAGTATCAAATTGAAACCTTCTTTAAATGCACCGTTATCAAAGAGATATTTACCTTTCGCAAACTCTTGGCAGTATGGATCGTCTTCATGCCATGGGTATTCATTATTACTTATCTCTTTGAACCCTGCCAAATGGCAAAAAAATCCTTTACTTCTATACAAAACTGCAACATTCTCTGGTGTACACGAAATATTATGGTTGTGACAAAGCTGCTTAAAAGATCCGATAAGATCTTGAATATGCTCTAAATCATATACAACTATCTCAGGAATAAATTCATAATCCTTTACCTCGTTATTCACAGCTATTGATGGTTCGCTTAATGATGAAAGCTTATAAGTAAAATCACATATTTTTTGTGAGCTGCGCCTATTTTCATTTAAAACTATAGAATTTTCTTTCCACTCCTCCTTTTTTTTGTTTAATAATTGGGGTTTTGCCATATGCCATTCAAAAATAGCTTGATCCGGATCGCCCACTAACATAACTTCAGAAAGCCCATTATCTATTAAAAGGTCAATTATTCTCATCTGTATTTCGGAAGTGTCTTGAGCCTCATCAACTATAAGCACGGGAAAACGATAAACAATCGCTTCAGCGATTTGGGGATATTTTTCTAGGACTTTCATGCTGAAATAATTCGCATCCGCTTGGGTTGCATATCCGGCTTTTATCAGTCTTTTCTTTGTATTAATAATGTCTTTATTGCTTTCCCAACCTTTACGTATACGTAACGTCCCGTGATTAATGACATAAAGTTTTCCATTAATATCATAGCTAATTTTATCAAATATTTTTTCTGAAAAATATTTCCCCGACCATGGTCCATGTGGTTCACCTACAAGCACAGGCCTTGATTTACATTTCATTGCAAGATGTCCAAACGGTAAAAAGATAAATCTATTAATAAAACTATCGATGGTTCCGAGAAAATGTGGGTAAGAAACTTTCATTTGATAATGATCGTTGATTTGTCTTTGAATCTCCTGCCACGCGGTGTTAGTGAATGAAATGGCGGCAATGCCTTGATGAGGTGATTGCCAATCGGAAATCAAATGCGCCAACCGTGCCGCCACCGTATAGGTTTTCCCGCTGCCAGGGCAAGCGCGGACGACAAATTTGCCCTTTTTTTCATAAACGATCTTACGTTGCGTATCAGATAAGGTATTAAACATTACTGCTCACCTTTCACAACCCAGCGAATTGCTCTCTGGATATATTCAGGTACCTTAAAATCATTCCGGACATTAACATCCGATTCCAACCTTATGGCAAGCCTATGAGAAAGCTCGGATTTTGCTTTATTTATTTCTACTCTTTTTAGAAAATTACTAGCGTGTTCGTTTATTGTTGTTCCTTCTTTGATTCTTTCTGCTGCTTTTGGATGCATCTCCTTAAATATTTCTAAAAGAATATCTTTATTCTCCTTAAAAAGATCATATTCTAAGGTTTTTTCAGCCAACTCAACTTTCAAGAGTCCGTTTTCAAGGGCTTTAGCCTTTTCTGCCCGTGAAGTGTTTGTGGTAGTATAAGA
This genomic window contains:
- a CDS encoding ATP-dependent helicase, with amino-acid sequence MFNTLSDTQRKIVYEKKGKFVVRACPGSGKTYTVAARLAHLISDWQSPHQGIAAISFTNTAWQEIQRQINDHYQMKVSYPHFLGTIDSFINRFIFLPFGHLAMKCKSRPVLVGEPHGPWSGKYFSEKIFDKISYDINGKLYVINHGTLRIRKGWESNKDIINTKKRLIKAGYATQADANYFSMKVLEKYPQIAEAIVYRFPVLIVDEAQDTSEIQMRIIDLLIDNGLSEVMLVGDPDQAIFEWHMAKPQLLNKKKEEWKENSIVLNENRRSSQKICDFTYKLSSLSEPSIAVNNEVKDYEFIPEIVVYDLEHIQDLIGSFKQLCHNHNISCTPENVAVLYRSKGFFCHLAGFKEISNNEYPWHEDDPYCQEFAKGKYLFDNGAFKEGFNLILKSFVKKNKGLHYCTAKAIEETVKDCGLIEFRKKILNIIYLLPQTNCTIGDWVKAANDKFRSEGIELEFTIKRNKGNISFDDLFCSSNKRLANADLRLGTIHSAKGETFEAVMVILKKGGIGRHYKTLLKDNVSIQDYEELRIVYVGITRPRKLLVLAVPDEEDKSAWESKLINRE